In Arthrobacter ramosus, one DNA window encodes the following:
- a CDS encoding cadmium resistance transporter, which produces MEDLGGTVLTAAGAFAATNLDDLLVLSVLFLSARTRPVPRLWRIWVGQYIGIGILTVVAAAAAVALTPVPVEWVGFLGLVPLVLGCYALLKFARPSGDPPKPRSLTLPVVVVVTVANGGDNISVYIPLFRSLGPASSVVTGLTFAVMVAVWCAAGYWLTAHPTVAALCRRAGNWVIPMVYVALGATIIVRSGVIALLFQR; this is translated from the coding sequence ATGGAAGATCTGGGCGGCACCGTACTCACAGCGGCTGGAGCCTTTGCGGCGACAAACCTTGATGACCTCCTGGTCTTGTCCGTTCTCTTCTTGTCAGCCAGGACGCGGCCGGTGCCAAGACTCTGGAGAATTTGGGTCGGCCAATACATCGGCATCGGAATACTGACCGTGGTGGCGGCTGCGGCGGCAGTGGCGCTCACTCCCGTCCCGGTGGAGTGGGTGGGTTTCCTCGGTCTGGTGCCGCTTGTTTTGGGCTGTTACGCCTTGCTCAAGTTTGCCCGCCCGTCCGGCGATCCACCGAAGCCCCGGTCGCTGACGCTGCCTGTGGTTGTCGTCGTGACAGTAGCCAACGGTGGGGACAACATTTCGGTATACATTCCGCTGTTCCGCTCGCTGGGACCGGCTTCTTCGGTGGTGACGGGGCTGACTTTCGCGGTGATGGTGGCGGTGTGGTGCGCCGCCGGCTACTGGCTGACAGCGCATCCGACTGTAGCTGCGCTCTGCCGCCGGGCTGGAAACTGGGTTATTCCTATGGTGTATGTCGCGCTCGGGGCAACCATCATTGTCCGCTCCGGAGTCATTGCGCTGCTGTTCCAGCGCTGA
- a CDS encoding phosphotransferase, whose product MTTDTRPYVEPGQPEPAVPLLGGDVTEGLVRVGDTVRRPASDASQRVRRLLDFLQSAGFQGAPRFLGIDESGRDTLSFVPGDTAGRPWPSWVADESSAISVARLVRAYDDAVQPLGIPGWGRTGDDADPHGCPASIAGPATFLAHMDITPENIVFRDGTAVALIDFDLVRPATRAEEVANLLLWWGAWMPATDRDPVMRQVDGASRAAVLVDAYGLGPVDRTKVVDVARNAAERSWHLMRRRAITQGGGWKRMWDEGVGDKILRRQAWLAENAAVLHAAIT is encoded by the coding sequence ATGACTACAGATACCCGTCCGTACGTCGAGCCCGGGCAGCCGGAACCTGCCGTTCCGCTACTCGGCGGGGACGTGACGGAGGGGCTCGTCCGGGTGGGCGATACAGTGCGGCGCCCTGCAAGCGACGCTTCGCAGCGGGTCCGCCGTCTCCTGGATTTCCTGCAATCGGCCGGATTCCAGGGAGCGCCCCGCTTCCTGGGCATCGACGAAAGCGGCAGGGACACCCTGAGTTTCGTTCCTGGGGACACCGCCGGCCGCCCCTGGCCAAGCTGGGTCGCCGACGAATCGAGCGCCATCAGCGTCGCGCGCTTGGTGCGGGCCTACGATGACGCCGTGCAGCCGCTTGGCATACCCGGCTGGGGACGCACGGGCGACGATGCCGATCCCCACGGGTGCCCGGCCTCGATTGCGGGACCGGCGACATTCCTCGCCCACATGGACATCACTCCGGAGAATATCGTCTTCCGCGACGGTACCGCCGTCGCCCTGATCGACTTCGATTTGGTGCGCCCCGCAACCCGGGCGGAAGAAGTTGCGAACTTGCTCCTCTGGTGGGGCGCCTGGATGCCCGCCACCGACCGCGATCCCGTCATGCGCCAGGTCGACGGCGCCTCCCGGGCCGCCGTGCTGGTGGACGCCTATGGCCTGGGTCCAGTTGATCGCACCAAAGTAGTTGACGTGGCCAGGAACGCCGCCGAGCGCTCCTGGCATTTGATGCGGCGCAGGGCGATCACCCAGGGCGGCGGCTGGAAGCGGATGTGGGACGAAGGCGTCGGTGACAAGATTCTTC